The DNA segment GGCGCAGGTCTGCGACGGCCTCGCCTTCGCCCACCGCCAGCAGATCGTCCACCGCGACATCAAGCCCGCCAACGTCCGCGTCCAGCGGGACGGCCGCCGGCTGCACGCCAAGGTCATGGATTTCGGCGTGGCCAAGATCAGCAACTCGGACATGACCGCCACGGGCATGGTGATGGGCACCGTGAGCTACATGGCGCCGGAGTACATCCGCACCGGCAAGCCGGATCCGCGCAGCGACCTGTTCGCCGTGGGCGTGATGCTCTACGAGTGCCTCAGCGGCCGGAAGCCCTTCGCGGGCGACACCACGCCCACCGTCCTCTACAAGATCGTCAACGAGCCGCCCGATCCCATCGACACCGAGCTGCTCCAGGGCATCAGCCCCGCCATCCGGTCGGTCCTGGACCGCGCCCTGGCCAAGGATCCCGACGAGCGCTTCCAGACGGCGGAAGACCTCGCCAAGGCGCTCCGGGCCGCGCGGGATCCTTCTTGGGCGGGCCAGGTGGAGGACGCCACGGCCCTGATCCGCGCGTCCGCGCCCACGGCCCCCACCGCGCCCGGCGCCCTGCCGCCGCTGGCGTCTTCGCCCCGACCCCCCGCGCCAGCGCCCCGCCGTACGAGCCTGTGGCTGGGCAGCGCCGCCCTCGCGATGGTGGCGCTGGGCGGAAGCTGGTGGGCCTGGGGACGAAAGACAACCCCTTCCGCGCCCGCACCAGCGCCCTTGCCCCAGGCATCGCCTGCGTCCGAACCGCCCGTCCCCGCGGCCGCCGCCCTTCCGGTGCCGTCGCCCCGCACGGACCCCCCCAAAGCCGAATCCCCGGCGCCGGCGCCCAAGAAATCCGCGCCCGTCCGCGCCGAGGAGCCGCGGACCATCGACCAGCCCAAGCGCTACGAGGACGAACAGCTGGACAAGCTCCAGGTCCACGAGCGGCTGAACCTGGCGAACGTGTCGCTCAGCGAGGCCATCCAACTGGCGGACAGCCAACCCGAGCGGGCCATTCAGGGATTCCGCCAGGCGCTCCGCGCCGATCCGGGCAACGTGAATGCCCGGGCCTGGCTCGCCGTGGTCCTCTACGACCAGGGGCGGACGGCCGAGTTCACGCAGGAGCTGCGGGAGGCGCGGCGGCTGGGGGTGCTCGGCTCCATGGCCGCCCGCAACCTCCGGTTCCGGTCCGTCCTCACCCAGGCGCGCTTCAACCGGAAGCTCCCTTCCGATCTGGCGGAGTGACCATGGCGCGGCGCGACGACGATCTGGGCCGGTTGGAGGCCCGGCTGGGGCACCGGTTTTCGGACCGGACCCTTCTCCAGGAGGCCCTGACGCACGTCTCGGCGTCCACCGGGCGGGACAACCAGCGGCTGGAGTTCCTGGGGGACTCCCTCCTCAACTTCGCCGTGGCCTTCCTCCTCCACCGGGAGCGCCCCGATTGGCAGGAAGGGCCCATGAGCAAGTTCCGCGGCGTGCTGGTGCGCACGGACTCCCTGCACGAATGGGCCCTGGACCTCGGCCTGGACCGCGCCCTCACCGCCGCCCACCCCCGGAAGGCCCCCCCCATGGGGCCCAAGCCCCTGGCGGATGCCCTGGAAGCCCTGCTCGCGGCGATCTTTCTGGATGCCCAGGCCTCGGGCCGCGACGGGACGGCGGCGGTGCTCGCCTCCGTCGAGGCCCGCTTCCTGGCGCCGATCCGGGCCGCCCAGCCCGATGCCTGGGCCCGGCTGGACCCCAAGACCACCCTCCAGGAGGCCGCCGCCCGCCTGGGCCGCCCGGCCCCGGCCTACACCCTGGTGGCCCAGTCGGGCCCGGCCCACGCCCCCCGCTTCACGGTGCGGGCGGCGGTGGGGGACCTCCACGCGGAGGCCACCGGCCCGTCCCGCAAGCGGGCCGAAAGCGACGCCGCCCGCCAGCTCCTGGATCTCATGCCGGAATCCACATAGGCCCGACCCTTGCGTTACACTCCATCTGCCGGTCTACCGGGGTGTCCGCTTGAAGATCTACCCGACTTTGAACCTTCAGCACGGCCGCGTCATTCCCACTACGGGGGACGGAGGTCCTTCCGTCCAGGCTCCCCTCGACTTGGCGATCCGCCTGCTG comes from the Geothrix sp. 21YS21S-4 genome and includes:
- a CDS encoding serine/threonine-protein kinase: MFEKLGKFEIQRVLGNGAMGEVYLGVDPSIGREVAIKTILPSAAQGAEAKERFSREARAAGVLNHPNLVTIYEFGEDQGVLYIAMEFVKGHDLDELLHQQALGRGEALEVLAQVCDGLAFAHRQQIVHRDIKPANVRVQRDGRRLHAKVMDFGVAKISNSDMTATGMVMGTVSYMAPEYIRTGKPDPRSDLFAVGVMLYECLSGRKPFAGDTTPTVLYKIVNEPPDPIDTELLQGISPAIRSVLDRALAKDPDERFQTAEDLAKALRAARDPSWAGQVEDATALIRASAPTAPTAPGALPPLASSPRPPAPAPRRTSLWLGSAALAMVALGGSWWAWGRKTTPSAPAPAPLPQASPASEPPVPAAAALPVPSPRTDPPKAESPAPAPKKSAPVRAEEPRTIDQPKRYEDEQLDKLQVHERLNLANVSLSEAIQLADSQPERAIQGFRQALRADPGNVNARAWLAVVLYDQGRTAEFTQELREARRLGVLGSMAARNLRFRSVLTQARFNRKLPSDLAE
- a CDS encoding ribonuclease III family protein, encoding MARRDDDLGRLEARLGHRFSDRTLLQEALTHVSASTGRDNQRLEFLGDSLLNFAVAFLLHRERPDWQEGPMSKFRGVLVRTDSLHEWALDLGLDRALTAAHPRKAPPMGPKPLADALEALLAAIFLDAQASGRDGTAAVLASVEARFLAPIRAAQPDAWARLDPKTTLQEAAARLGRPAPAYTLVAQSGPAHAPRFTVRAAVGDLHAEATGPSRKRAESDAARQLLDLMPEST